One genomic window of Solanum dulcamara chromosome 10, daSolDulc1.2, whole genome shotgun sequence includes the following:
- the LOC129869761 gene encoding uncharacterized protein LOC129869761, translated as MRRARVDRFLQLRQNGRSIRDYSLEFDSLARHALAIVADMADRVHRYVMGLDRYLIDSCMAMASQPGMDIARVQAYAQGVEDRHRGRQPDRDHDRGQRKRARSASYSGEFQGGQPQQYSRYPSQPAQSAPPQFKGSRFDSTGYSGSGQSSRVSSSQINRGSRQSRPPLPRCPRCGRSHFGECRFSTGACFTCGRQGHIMRECPFRGNLSGAAQPTGSVVGSSSSVAMRPVGQGIQITAGRGRGRGGSFSSSGPSNRIYALASRQDQEASPNVVTGTDTYFGEPPP; from the exons ATGAGACGAGCCAGAGTAGACAGGTTTTTACAATTGAGGCAGAATGGCAGGAGCATcagagattatagccttgagtttgactcgttgGCGAGACATGCGCTAGCTATTGTAGCTGACATGGCTGATAGAGTGCATCGGTATGTGATGGGGCTGGATCGTTATTTGATTGATAGCTGTATGgcaatggcttctcagccaggtatGGACATTGCTCGGGTACAGGCATATGCACAGGGGGTAGAAGATCGGCACAGAGGGCGTCAGCCCGATAGAGATCATGATAGAGGCCAGCGTAAAAGAGCTAGATCAGCTAGTTATTCTGGGGAATTTCAAGGCGGGCAGCCTCAGCAGTACAGTAGATATCCTTCTCAGCCAGCCCAGAGTGCACCCCCACAATTCAAAGGTAGTAGATTCGATAGCACAGGGTATTCAGGATCCGGTCAGAGCTCcagggtttcaagttcacagATAAACAGGGGTTCGCGTCAGTCGAGACCACCTTTGCCTCGGTGTCCTCGTTGTGGTAGGTCACATTTTGGAGAATGTCGTTTTTCTACAGGTGCATGCTTTACttgcggccgtcaaggccatattatgagggagtgtccatttaggggtaatttaagtggtgcagctcagcctactgggtcagttgtTGGCTCATCTTCTTCTGTAGCTATGCGCCCTGTGGGGCAGGGTATTCAGATAacagcaggccgtggtagaggccgtggtggaTCTTTcagttctagcggtccttcaaaccgcatatatgccttggctagtagacaagACCAGGAGGCGTCGCCAAATGtagttacag gtacagatacttattttggagagccgccaccttag